Part of the Musa acuminata AAA Group cultivar baxijiao chromosome BXJ2-7, Cavendish_Baxijiao_AAA, whole genome shotgun sequence genome is shown below.
GAAAAGGATGTCGTTCGCCACTGATACATTGAACTGGCAGTAATCTGTATCTCTTTAATAACTCCCAACAATTTTACCGCTCCTCATGCATTTCATTAAGTGCCACTGTCTAATGTTTCTTTTTTGAAGATTTCTTCAGGGATTTCTTTTTTGGCTTCAGTTTACTTGCTGTAGAAGATGTCTTGTGttccttttccttcttcctctgcTTTTCTTTCTTTACGTTGAACATTGTAACAGCCTGTtccacaaataaataaatatatatatatatatatatatatatgacataaaGAAAGATCCTTGGCAGAAGTAAATAAACTGAACATGGATGTACAAATAAGAAATCTTGCCTTGTTGACATCGAGCATGCCATGACAGCTTTTGGACATCAGCTGGTCAAGAATTTTTGCTGTTTGTTGTTTTTCTTGTGAGCTCATCCCTTTTCCCTCCACAACAGGGAGAAACTACACAAAAGGAACACAATCAACAAACATCACTAGCATACAATACTTTTCTAGAAAGCACGACCAAGCAAGTACCAACCTTACGATACTTCCCGGCATGCTTGGCAGGTTTTTCTCCAGGCAATTTTTTGTCAAATTTCCCACCACTTGCTGTTGCTGTCGCAGCCATACCAGCAACATTCTGGAGCTCTTCCTTGCTAGCTTTCTTTGGTGCCTCTCCGAGGGTTCCAGTGATGGGCAATGCTGTGGCAGCAAGCTGAACATGACTGCAATGGAAGAATGAAGGTACAGGTAATTAGATACAATAGCTAGATGTTCCTCTCTTCTCAGTATCGTATTTTGCATATTTGGTGCAGAAATGAATGACAGcatgtaaaaatatatatatatatatatatcaaaagttTACCGAAAACAAAGACAACCTTGGCAAGGCTCCAGCTTTTGCAGCTTGCTTTAAATTCTGCAGCCGGTTCTTCTCTTGCTTTTCAACCCGTTGCTTCTTTTCAGCCTTCCTTTTGCTGAAGGGATCTTCTCCTGGTTCTGCAATGAGAGCAGTTCTGATTACCAGGAAATGAAGTAATCATACCAAATTACCCCCAACTGCCTGCTTGGCCACCAGCAAATATGCCCTTTAGCCATGAtacttgtttttaaattattctcTTTTTTCATGAAAGTTAGATATGCATTCATGAAGCATATGTTGTCTTCGATTTAACCAAAAAATAGGTTTTTCATAGTACATGATGCTTCAACCACTTAATAACTGAAGGGAGAAGTAACCAGTACTGATGCAAAAACACATTACCTGAAAATGGAAGCAAGTTTGTTCAACACAAGTGCAAAATGATGAACAAACACAGTAGTGCCACGGTCATGGTTTGAAATTTCAGTAAGAAAAAAATGTTGCCCAACACTACTGTAGGCACTTTTCCTGTACTTTTATAGGGAGTGTCAACCGCAGACATAATCCTAGCATCAAACATGGATGAGGATCTAATGTAGAACACATGGATTCAGCCTTAGAGGGTCTAATCTAAATATCTAATTAACAAGACCCAGAATTATTAGCCAGATCGATTTTCTGGTTGATTAATCTCGAACAAATTGGGTTAAATGTCAACCAGTTTACAACCCAAACCCATAAAATCTCAAACATAAGCGGCTAgctttttctcatatttttactAAGCTGATGCATCAGGTCAAGAATTCCAGCACTAGTTGTATGATATGTGGTTTTAAATAGAAAATACCATAGTAATGCATCCTTAGAACATTCAACTTAAGCCTTTAGGTATGAAAAATGAAAATAGAATACTACAAAATACAAATGATATGCATCCACAAGTTATACTAAGTATGCTTGACCATAACCGGTTACTCTTATTAACACTACCCATGATAGTTGGTAAGATTTTCATTTCCTAATCAGCATTATTTTAGCTTAACAACTTGCTTACCATCTGATAGTTTGGCCTCGATGATTGGTATGTCTTTATCATCATTTACACGATCATAGCCATGACGTCTCTTCCAAGTACCAGTTTGTTCATCAAAAACACGCTTGTCCTTTTTGTGCTTGTTTATCCCTGCAAGAACGATTGACAAGCCAGATGAGTACATCCCACTAGATGAAATTAGTGGCATGTCTGTAAGGAAAAATAAAACATTTTCATAGCACAATCAGTCCACTTTGGAACACGAAAGGTTCTGTTAAATTGACCTTTCATTTTGGCAAACAACTCCCACTTTGTAGGAGGCTTAGGCTTCGGAAGCTGTAAAGAAACAAAGCTGAATCAGTGTCATCAAATAAATATGCAACACTAGAATTAAATTGTAGAGTTGCAGATGATGCATGCAACTGTTTGTAGGAAATGAATATGAATCCATAACAGCAACCATTATATGTAGTTATTCGTTAGAGACTACCATGTAGTTTCAGAACAATGGAACAAGCTTAAATAAACAAATCAAAGCAGCATACCTTAACTCTTAAGCTCGATAGACTTCATAATCATTAGGCTGTGCTAAAAGAATCAATGACTTAAAGGCTAAAGCAAAAGGCAAGGGGCAAACAAGAATAACTTATTAGCATTAGGTACCAGTATTTGGAAGGAAGACTAGATATAATACCAAGAATATGGCCTCAGAGACACATTACAAATAAACCACTGAATCCTAACGATTGTGTAATGATCAGAAACAAATCAAAGTGAAGCATCAATGTGATAACGGCATTCCATGCATCTGCAGCATCTATCCACGATTGGAAACAGAAAAATCAAGCTGCTTCGGTGCTTCCTGCTTATTGCTACACCACATTATATGTAATAGTTGTTCCTGGATCTAGGTTACATAACTCATCATCCAAATCTTATGGGCCAAAAgattttatgttttttatttgcctatcattcatattttaaaAGAAAACAATATGTATTTTGCTTCGGATTCTTCAAAAAACAAAATAATGACATAAACAGTAGAATATGCCCACTTAAGGTAATTTATCACACAACGTAAAATAtaagcagaatcaaaacgtaagaagCAGCAAAGGGCGACGAAGCATACATGCTTCTCCCTCGGAAGAGTGGTAGTTGGCGGGGGCAGCCGAACGATCGGACCATCAGGGTCATCGGTCGACG
Proteins encoded:
- the LOC103991295 gene encoding ribosome biogenesis regulatory protein homolog, which gives rise to MDLGNLMASDPTHHFESVPSSRQELTRACLEKGTELVQAIANAVFALPSTDDPDGPIVRLPPPTTTLPREKHLPKPKPPTKWELFAKMKGINKHKKDKRVFDEQTGTWKRRHGYDRVNDDKDIPIIEAKLSDEPGEDPFSKRKAEKKQRVEKQEKNRLQNLKQAAKAGALPSHVQLAATALPITGTLGEAPKKASKEELQNVAGMAATATASGGKFDKKLPGEKPAKHAGKYRKFLPVVEGKGMSSQEKQQTAKILDQLMSKSCHGMLDVNKAVTMFNVKKEKQRKKEKEHKTSSTASKLKPKKKSLKKSSKKKH